One stretch of Bremerella cremea DNA includes these proteins:
- a CDS encoding glucose 1-dehydrogenase, whose product MKAIAVTPGTPNSVHLRDIPEPSLDQFPNGKGVLVKVLKVGVDATDKEINDALYGNAPPGDDFMVLGHESFGVVEAVGENVTRFKPGDYVTATVRRPGGSIYDKIGTYDMTSEETYYERGINLLHGYLTEKFVDEEDYIIRVPQGLTHLHVLMEPMSCAAKAVHQAYEVQRRMKVWSPKVAWVMGAGQIGLLTTLALRLRGLQVCTIARAPGPHLKQEIAEGLESKYVSTKDTDLDELVKQTGRPDIIVDATGSSVIAFESMKYLGLNGVLVLTSVTGNNTRHELPTDKINLEWVLGNKLLLGSVNANRDHFEMGIRDLALGEMMFPGVLEKILTNPVDGLDNYKEVIRLLVEDNSALKVFVNVASE is encoded by the coding sequence ATGAAGGCGATTGCGGTTACTCCCGGGACCCCCAATAGCGTCCATTTGCGTGACATTCCAGAACCTTCCCTCGATCAATTCCCTAACGGCAAGGGTGTGCTGGTCAAGGTGTTGAAGGTGGGCGTGGATGCTACCGACAAGGAAATCAACGACGCCCTGTACGGCAATGCCCCTCCCGGGGACGACTTCATGGTGCTAGGGCACGAATCGTTTGGCGTGGTCGAAGCCGTGGGCGAAAACGTGACCCGCTTCAAACCAGGCGACTACGTCACCGCGACCGTACGTCGCCCCGGTGGTTCGATCTACGACAAGATCGGCACCTACGATATGACCAGCGAGGAAACCTACTACGAACGCGGCATCAACCTGCTGCACGGGTACCTCACCGAGAAGTTCGTGGATGAAGAAGATTACATCATCCGCGTCCCGCAAGGGCTGACCCATCTGCATGTGCTGATGGAACCCATGAGCTGTGCCGCCAAGGCCGTGCATCAAGCTTATGAAGTGCAGCGCCGCATGAAGGTCTGGAGCCCGAAGGTCGCTTGGGTGATGGGCGCCGGCCAGATTGGCTTGCTCACCACGCTGGCCCTACGTCTGCGCGGCCTGCAGGTTTGCACCATCGCCCGTGCCCCAGGCCCGCACTTGAAGCAAGAGATTGCTGAGGGTCTGGAATCGAAGTATGTCAGCACCAAAGACACCGATCTGGACGAACTGGTCAAGCAGACCGGTCGACCTGACATCATCGTCGATGCGACCGGCAGCAGCGTGATCGCTTTCGAGAGCATGAAGTATCTTGGTCTGAATGGCGTGTTGGTGCTGACTAGCGTGACCGGTAACAACACCCGTCACGAGCTTCCCACCGACAAAATCAACCTAGAATGGGTGCTCGGTAACAAGCTGCTGTTAGGTAGCGTGAACGCCAATCGCGACCACTTCGAGATGGGTATCCGCGACCTGGCCCTGGGCGAAATGATGTTCCCCGGCGTCTTGGAGAAGATTTTGACCAACCCGGTCGATGGCCTGGATAACTACAAGGAAGTCATCCGCCTGCTGGTCGAAGACAACTCGGCCTTAAAGGTGTTTGTGAACGTCGCCTCGGAATAG
- a CDS encoding DinB family protein, with product MMTQPAPFQRYLDLAPETDCYETLKEQFVQLFPCFQGMEEEKTTIVHPPYAWTIKQIVGHLIDTERVFTYRALRFARADTTPLPGFDQDLFMQEANFNQRPYHELVQEFMLVRQGTIEMFRTFPEEAFEREGNASGFPWTVRQLGRCMVGHVRHHWQIVEQRLAHA from the coding sequence ATGATGACCCAGCCGGCACCTTTTCAGCGTTACTTGGATTTAGCCCCAGAGACCGATTGCTACGAAACCCTAAAGGAGCAGTTCGTTCAGCTATTTCCCTGCTTCCAGGGGATGGAGGAAGAGAAAACGACAATCGTGCATCCCCCTTATGCCTGGACCATAAAGCAGATCGTGGGGCACCTGATCGATACCGAACGTGTCTTCACTTACCGAGCCCTCCGGTTCGCACGTGCTGATACAACCCCGCTGCCAGGGTTTGATCAAGATTTGTTCATGCAGGAAGCCAACTTCAATCAACGCCCTTATCACGAACTCGTACAGGAATTCATGCTCGTCCGCCAAGGGACGATCGAGATGTTCCGTACGTTTCCGGAAGAGGCCTTCGAGCGAGAAGGAAACGCGAGCGGTTTTCCTTGGACGGTTCGCCAACTCGGCCGCTGCATGGTTGGGCACGTGCGGCATCACTGGCAGATTGTTGAACAGCGTTTGGCGCACGCGTAA